From one Timaviella obliquedivisa GSE-PSE-MK23-08B genomic stretch:
- the pstA gene encoding phosphate ABC transporter permease PstA, translated as MQTTSEENLSLEEDLRADLPIKRQLFSYGMTAIALLLTALAILPLFSILFSILQQGLPQLNWQTFTTLPSPTGSVGEPDGFGNAIIGTAVMVGIASLISIPIGIMTAIFLAEFSQGSAIAGFVRFVVTILSGVPSIVVGVFAYGVIVLTTKEFSALAGSFALAVVMLPIVVLSTESALLLVPTAQKLASAGLGASRFQTTFKVVLASALPGIMTGILLAIARAAGETAPLIFTALFSTSWFDNLLSPTSSLSVLIYNYISSGFVEKYNMAWTAALVLLGLIMLLNLSARLLTRKKL; from the coding sequence ATGCAAACCACTTCAGAAGAAAACCTTTCCCTGGAAGAAGATTTAAGGGCAGACTTGCCGATTAAACGACAGCTTTTTAGCTACGGCATGACGGCGATCGCTCTGCTTCTAACGGCTCTAGCCATTCTGCCGCTGTTTTCCATTTTGTTCTCAATTCTGCAACAAGGATTGCCCCAATTAAATTGGCAAACCTTTACTACGCTGCCATCGCCTACCGGGTCAGTGGGTGAACCGGATGGGTTTGGTAATGCTATTATTGGCACGGCAGTGATGGTTGGAATTGCCTCTTTAATTAGTATTCCAATTGGCATCATGACGGCGATTTTTCTAGCGGAGTTTAGCCAAGGATCGGCGATCGCGGGTTTTGTTCGGTTTGTTGTGACCATTCTTAGCGGCGTTCCTTCTATTGTCGTGGGCGTGTTCGCGTATGGTGTGATTGTGCTGACGACTAAAGAATTTTCGGCGTTGGCGGGTAGCTTTGCGCTGGCGGTTGTGATGTTGCCTATTGTGGTGTTATCAACTGAATCGGCGTTGTTGTTGGTGCCCACGGCGCAAAAGTTGGCTTCGGCAGGGCTGGGGGCAAGTCGGTTTCAGACGACGTTTAAGGTGGTCTTAGCGTCGGCATTGCCGGGAATTATGACGGGTATTTTGCTGGCGATCGCCCGTGCGGCTGGCGAAACTGCACCGCTGATTTTCACGGCGCTCTTTAGCACCAGTTGGTTTGACAATTTACTCAGCCCCACGTCTTCGCTTTCTGTCCTGATTTATAACTACATCAGCTCAGGTTTTGTTGAAAAATATAATATGGCTTGGACGGCGGCTCTAGTGCTGCTTGGGCTAATTATGTTACTCAATCTTTCTGCTCGGTTGCTCACTCGTAAAAAGCTATAG
- a CDS encoding MotA/TolQ/ExbB proton channel family protein: MSNVYEFLKTGGPTMIPMAGLSIMALACGFERAGFWYRLLTKEDKIVRGVLEAAHYDLAEARAIAEREKDLPIGRFLVAPLKLRQATPETFRLAMEAAADKEFIQMRKGDKLLETVIAIAPLLGLLGTVTGLIATFSNLNIGGGGSGDQATKAAAGIGEALLTTAAGMMVAIVALVIFRVLVTLQSNQMDYFSEVGSELELIYRQEWYEPSQDPADNLPAPSSVAVGTER, encoded by the coding sequence ATGTCAAACGTATACGAATTTTTGAAAACGGGTGGTCCTACCATGATTCCGATGGCGGGATTATCGATCATGGCGCTTGCTTGTGGATTTGAACGCGCAGGATTTTGGTATCGATTACTGACTAAAGAAGACAAAATTGTTCGGGGCGTTTTGGAAGCAGCGCACTATGATTTAGCTGAGGCTAGGGCGATCGCTGAGCGAGAGAAAGATCTGCCAATTGGACGGTTTTTAGTGGCACCCTTAAAGCTGAGGCAAGCTACACCAGAAACTTTTCGGTTGGCAATGGAAGCCGCTGCTGACAAAGAATTTATTCAAATGCGCAAGGGCGATAAGCTCTTAGAAACCGTCATTGCAATAGCACCTCTTTTAGGATTATTAGGAACAGTGACCGGTTTAATTGCGACTTTCTCTAACCTCAATATTGGCGGCGGTGGCAGTGGCGATCAGGCAACTAAGGCGGCGGCTGGAATTGGTGAAGCGTTGCTGACTACAGCCGCTGGCATGATGGTGGCGATCGTGGCTTTGGTCATTTTTCGAGTGTTGGTGACTCTGCAATCTAATCAAATGGACTACTTTTCTGAAGTGGGTTCTGAGCTAGAGTTAATTTATCGCCAGGAATGGTATGAGCCTTCTCAAGATCCTGCCGATAACTTACCAGCCCCCTCATCTGTTGCAGTAGGCACTGAACGCTGA
- a CDS encoding ABC transporter substrate-binding protein codes for MMIQNWLSRIVYRRQFSLLLGILSLGMALTFSACSPSSTGVVTSPSNSTDPAEIRIGYQVIPNAELLVKAMGTAEKAFPNSTVSWKSFDSGRDVNTAMAANGLDLGLVGSTGTSIGIANQLPYQVYFIQDVIGDNEALVVKGEIKSLADLRGRKVAVPFGSTTHFSLLSALQELGLNPKEITILDMQPPDMLAAWQRGDIDGGFVWQPTLNKMISAKGSVLLSAKDLYQKGIITADVGVAHKDFIAKHPATLQKYVALLDEAVSFYREQPEAAAAAIAPELGLSPAASLQVMKELVWLNSSEQANGKYLGSAEKPGAFASVLRDSAAFMKAQGAIPTVPGLEVFKAGIYSGGLAK; via the coding sequence ATGATGATTCAAAATTGGCTCAGTCGCATCGTCTATCGTCGTCAGTTTAGCCTTCTACTGGGGATCCTTTCTCTAGGCATGGCGCTGACCTTTTCAGCTTGCTCTCCCAGTTCTACAGGAGTCGTTACTTCGCCCAGCAACAGCACCGACCCCGCCGAAATTCGCATTGGCTACCAAGTCATTCCCAACGCAGAACTGTTGGTGAAAGCGATGGGCACTGCCGAAAAAGCTTTTCCTAATTCCACGGTGAGTTGGAAATCGTTTGACTCCGGACGGGATGTCAACACCGCAATGGCAGCAAACGGTCTGGATTTAGGGCTGGTCGGTTCTACAGGCACTTCCATTGGCATTGCCAATCAACTCCCTTATCAGGTTTATTTTATTCAAGATGTGATTGGCGACAACGAGGCGTTGGTTGTCAAAGGCGAAATCAAATCTTTGGCTGATCTGAGGGGCAGAAAAGTTGCGGTTCCTTTTGGCTCAACGACGCACTTTAGCTTGCTTTCTGCGCTCCAAGAACTAGGACTAAACCCCAAGGAAATTACCATTTTGGATATGCAGCCTCCTGACATGCTGGCAGCGTGGCAGCGGGGTGATATTGATGGTGGATTTGTTTGGCAGCCTACGTTGAACAAAATGATTAGTGCGAAAGGCTCGGTTTTATTGTCTGCTAAAGATCTTTACCAAAAAGGAATTATTACCGCCGACGTTGGGGTTGCCCACAAGGACTTTATCGCCAAACATCCGGCAACGTTGCAAAAGTATGTGGCACTGTTAGATGAGGCTGTGTCATTTTATCGGGAGCAGCCAGAAGCGGCGGCAGCGGCGATCGCTCCTGAGTTGGGTCTTTCACCTGCTGCCAGCCTTCAGGTTATGAAAGAATTGGTCTGGCTCAATTCCTCCGAGCAAGCCAATGGAAAATACCTGGGTTCTGCTGAAAAACCCGGAGCCTTTGCCAGCGTGCTCAGAGATTCAGCAGCTTTCATGAAAGCCCAAGGCGCAATTCCAACTGTTCCTGGTCTGGAGGTTTTTAAGGCAGGCATTTACAGTGGTGGCTTAGCGAAGTAG
- the pstC gene encoding phosphate ABC transporter permease subunit PstC: protein MSDSSELKIDITTPDGVELDRGFTWLVKGFALCTVFLLFWMTWVILSAAIPAIQTFGLGFFLSQTWDVGALVFGALPYVYGTLMTSIIALVIGVPIAIAVALVTSETFLPIWVRSPLAALVELIAAIPSVIIGLWGFFVLIPFIDPVQLWIFKVLGWIPLFGTEPTGGQGSIFVAGVILAIMILPTIATISRDVLTAIPTEIRSASRALGSTHWETLFRVVLPTAAPGILGAITLGLGRAMGETMAVTLVIGNSPQFTVSLLNLGATIPSVLANQFAEALDTLHIGALMYLALALFGLTLLVNIAAVMIVRTLEQR from the coding sequence ATGAGCGACTCATCTGAATTGAAAATTGATATCACCACTCCTGATGGTGTTGAGCTAGACCGAGGATTTACTTGGCTAGTTAAAGGCTTTGCTTTATGCACAGTGTTTTTATTGTTTTGGATGACCTGGGTTATTCTCAGTGCAGCCATTCCAGCCATTCAAACGTTTGGGCTGGGCTTTTTTTTGAGTCAAACGTGGGATGTTGGAGCGCTAGTATTTGGAGCGTTGCCCTACGTGTATGGCACGTTAATGACTTCTATCATTGCGTTAGTGATTGGCGTTCCTATTGCGATCGCCGTTGCGTTAGTTACCAGCGAAACGTTTCTGCCAATCTGGGTGCGATCGCCCCTTGCCGCGCTAGTTGAATTAATCGCCGCAATTCCCAGTGTCATTATCGGCTTATGGGGATTTTTTGTTCTGATTCCCTTTATTGATCCCGTTCAACTTTGGATATTTAAAGTCCTAGGATGGATTCCTCTCTTTGGAACAGAACCAACGGGTGGACAGGGCAGCATTTTTGTAGCAGGCGTGATTCTTGCCATCATGATTTTGCCGACGATCGCCACCATTAGCCGAGATGTGTTAACCGCGATCCCCACAGAGATCCGAAGTGCATCCAGGGCGCTAGGCTCTACTCATTGGGAAACGCTGTTTCGAGTCGTTTTGCCGACCGCAGCACCCGGTATTCTGGGCGCAATTACTCTGGGGTTAGGGCGCGCAATGGGAGAAACGATGGCAGTGACTTTGGTGATTGGAAATTCGCCGCAGTTCACGGTGTCATTGCTGAATTTAGGGGCAACGATTCCTTCGGTTTTGGCAAATCAGTTTGCTGAGGCATTGGATACTTTGCACATTGGGGCGCTGATGTATTTGGCGTTAGCATTATTTGGGCTGACGCTGCTTGTCAATATTGCTGCGGTCATGATTGTTAGAACCTTGGAGCAGCGATAA
- a CDS encoding DUF4333 domain-containing protein: MNHSTMTTTATSISQKLPTLLLGIFAGLTACSNNLEVGALETSIKTELEKQGGIIVQAVACPKDLPKAENTFFQCKGTLLPQGEFVVAVEQEDEAGKLKWEVLNSSGLLNLPRLEKRLQKEVGTEIGAEPTIKCSTGTRQYRSTKPGDSFECKVTNGKLTSPQGQIDKLVIKVDAQGNVNWQQYRTIQTIATSPSPGAALPGSSAAAKTPATDSSAPSPVSTAPSPTAKSAEDLLNAPNATDGFD, encoded by the coding sequence ATGAATCATTCCACAATGACAACGACGGCAACTTCAATTTCTCAAAAACTTCCAACTCTGCTGCTAGGCATCTTTGCAGGTCTGACCGCTTGCAGCAATAACCTGGAGGTTGGCGCTCTTGAGACTTCTATTAAAACAGAACTTGAAAAACAGGGCGGCATTATCGTCCAAGCCGTCGCCTGCCCCAAAGATTTACCCAAGGCTGAGAATACATTTTTTCAGTGCAAGGGAACGCTGCTGCCGCAGGGTGAATTTGTGGTAGCCGTTGAACAAGAAGATGAGGCAGGCAAATTAAAGTGGGAAGTCCTTAACTCTAGTGGGCTGCTAAATCTACCGCGACTGGAAAAGCGCCTGCAAAAAGAAGTAGGCACTGAAATTGGTGCTGAGCCTACCATCAAGTGCAGCACTGGCACCCGGCAATATCGCTCGACTAAACCGGGAGATAGTTTTGAGTGCAAAGTGACCAACGGTAAATTGACTAGTCCGCAAGGACAGATTGATAAGCTGGTGATCAAAGTCGATGCACAGGGTAATGTCAACTGGCAGCAATATCGAACTATCCAGACGATCGCCACTTCTCCTTCACCCGGAGCAGCGCTACCAGGGTCATCGGCTGCTGCCAAGACTCCTGCAACTGATTCCAGCGCTCCTAGCCCGGTGTCTACGGCTCCCTCTCCCACTGCCAAAAGCGCGGAAGACTTACTGAATGCACCTAATGCAACCGATGGATTTGATTAA
- the pstS gene encoding phosphate ABC transporter substrate-binding protein PstS: MIVSARAFRRTVAVTAFAAALTVSPLLAAIAQALTLNGAGATFPAPLYERYFRDFRTATGGFQVNYQAVGSGAGIRQTVAGTVDFGASDAAMTDAQIAQVSRGVILVPTSGGAVTLAYNLPGVTNLKISRAVMGGIFSGQVTRWNDPKIVADNAGVTLPDSPIKPVVRADSSGTTFVFTNHVSAVDPYFKGRIGVGTAPNWTINPIRGRGNSGVAAQVQRTSGSIGYVELATAKQANLTMASVQNKKGDFVAPTLEATEAALASLTYPDNFRVFANDPEEGYPIAGLTWIMVYKKYATAEQADGVKKLVQWMLTEGQKLNNELDYTKVPESIAQRAIQTVNSEVTVGQ, encoded by the coding sequence ATGATAGTTTCTGCGCGTGCCTTCCGTCGTACGGTTGCTGTAACAGCTTTTGCAGCAGCGCTGACAGTGAGTCCTCTGCTGGCGGCGATCGCCCAAGCACTGACCTTGAATGGAGCAGGGGCAACTTTTCCTGCACCTTTGTATGAGCGTTACTTTAGAGATTTTAGAACGGCTACGGGTGGTTTCCAGGTCAACTACCAGGCAGTGGGTAGCGGTGCTGGAATTCGTCAAACAGTAGCGGGTACGGTTGATTTCGGCGCTAGTGATGCAGCCATGACCGATGCTCAGATTGCGCAAGTGAGCCGGGGCGTTATTCTCGTTCCCACCTCAGGTGGAGCCGTTACTCTGGCATACAACTTGCCCGGAGTGACCAACTTGAAAATTTCTCGCGCAGTCATGGGCGGCATCTTTTCTGGTCAAGTTACCCGTTGGAATGATCCCAAGATTGTTGCAGATAACGCGGGTGTTACTCTACCCGACTCGCCCATCAAGCCCGTAGTTCGGGCAGACAGCAGCGGCACCACATTTGTATTTACCAATCACGTCAGTGCCGTCGATCCTTACTTCAAAGGCAGAATTGGAGTCGGTACTGCCCCTAACTGGACGATTAATCCAATTAGAGGCAGAGGCAATTCAGGGGTTGCAGCGCAAGTTCAACGGACTTCGGGTTCAATTGGTTATGTTGAATTAGCGACTGCAAAGCAAGCTAATTTGACCATGGCTTCGGTTCAAAATAAGAAGGGCGACTTTGTTGCTCCTACTTTAGAGGCAACTGAGGCTGCGCTAGCCAGTTTGACTTACCCCGATAACTTCCGCGTATTTGCCAACGACCCCGAAGAGGGTTACCCCATTGCTGGGTTAACCTGGATCATGGTTTACAAGAAGTATGCCACCGCTGAACAAGCCGATGGCGTGAAGAAACTGGTGCAGTGGATGCTGACCGAAGGGCAGAAGCTCAACAATGAATTGGATTACACCAAAGTTCCTGAAAGCATTGCTCAAAGGGCAATCCAAACAGTGAATAGCGAAGTCACTGTAGGTCAGTAA
- a CDS encoding biopolymer transporter ExbD — translation MRLKKSRDSNKLPEMNLVPMLDVLMTVLTFFIIVSMTLAIDKTMEVQLPSNASPTPSPSQKEPDPLVVEMTKQGLTIKDQPVTPPQLMPQVKTYLVQNPKGFAVLRADPQVPYEQVIRVLGEMQSVGGDRVSLALD, via the coding sequence ATGAGACTTAAGAAAAGCAGGGATTCTAACAAACTGCCAGAGATGAACTTGGTACCCATGTTAGATGTGCTGATGACCGTTTTGACGTTCTTCATCATCGTATCAATGACGTTGGCAATTGATAAAACGATGGAGGTGCAATTGCCTAGCAATGCAAGCCCTACTCCGTCGCCTTCTCAAAAAGAGCCAGACCCCCTCGTGGTGGAAATGACAAAACAGGGGTTAACCATCAAAGACCAGCCCGTTACGCCCCCCCAGCTTATGCCCCAAGTTAAAACCTATTTAGTTCAAAACCCCAAAGGTTTTGCCGTTCTTCGCGCCGATCCGCAAGTGCCTTACGAACAGGTGATTCGGGTTTTGGGCGAAATGCAAAGCGTAGGGGGCGATCGCGTTTCCCTTGCCCTCGATTAA
- the pstB gene encoding phosphate ABC transporter ATP-binding protein: MRVANLSFSYGTRLVLEGVTMPIAQKHVTAIIGPSGCGKSTFIKSLNRIGELETQVKVKGKVEFFGQDIYSPEVNINRLRRQIGMVFQKPNPFTMSIYDNVAYGVRVSESLPKRALDEVVESALVGAALWNEVKDYLNKSALGLSGGQQQRLCIARALAIKPKVLLMDEPCSALDPIATSKIEELIHSLRSELTIAIVTHNMQQAARISDYTAFFSTDESQIGQMVEFGTTTQIFKGAIDGRTRDYVEGRFG; this comes from the coding sequence ATGCGGGTGGCAAACCTGAGCTTTTCCTATGGCACTCGTTTAGTGCTAGAAGGGGTGACGATGCCCATTGCCCAGAAGCACGTGACCGCCATTATTGGCCCTTCTGGCTGCGGCAAATCAACTTTTATCAAATCTCTGAATCGCATTGGTGAGCTAGAAACTCAGGTAAAAGTGAAGGGGAAAGTAGAGTTTTTTGGACAAGATATCTACAGCCCCGAGGTCAACATTAATCGGTTGCGTCGTCAAATTGGCATGGTGTTTCAAAAGCCTAACCCTTTCACCATGAGCATTTACGATAACGTGGCGTATGGGGTGCGCGTGTCGGAGTCTCTGCCAAAGCGGGCGCTGGATGAAGTGGTAGAGTCGGCGCTGGTGGGTGCGGCGCTGTGGAATGAGGTGAAAGATTATTTGAATAAGTCGGCGTTGGGGCTTTCGGGAGGGCAGCAGCAGCGGCTTTGCATTGCGCGGGCGCTGGCAATTAAACCCAAGGTGCTGTTGATGGATGAGCCGTGTTCGGCGCTTGATCCGATCGCCACTTCAAAAATTGAGGAGTTAATTCATTCGCTCCGTTCGGAGTTAACGATCGCGATCGTGACTCACAATATGCAGCAGGCAGCGCGCATTTCTGATTACACTGCATTCTTTAGCACTGATGAAAGCCAGATTGGGCAAATGGTGGAATTTGGCACCACAACTCAAATCTTTAAAGGGGCGATCGATGGGCGCACGCGGGATTATGTCGAGGGTCGATTTGGTTAG
- a CDS encoding ABC transporter permease subunit, translating into MSRKTRSSRKPLLQPSTRLISLSAVAVVLLLWFIASSLQWVSPLFLPAPQVVWAAFFNIFQQGYKDQPLWLHVFASLNRLFWAFLLTVATAIPLGLLSGCSRNVQALLDPFIEFYRPLPPLAYYTLLIIGLGIEDQSKIALLYLAGFAPLYLAALAGVKKIPGDRINAARSLGASWVQVFTHVIFPSSLPELFTGLRTAIGFMYTTLVAAEMVAAVSGLGWMVLDASKFLRSDVMVVGIFLMGGIAMLIDGGIRWIQHRQIPWMGRE; encoded by the coding sequence ATGAGTAGAAAGACGCGATCGTCTCGTAAACCATTGCTCCAGCCTTCAACCCGGTTGATTTCATTAAGCGCGGTTGCGGTAGTCTTGTTGCTTTGGTTCATAGCTAGTTCTCTCCAGTGGGTGTCGCCTTTGTTTCTGCCTGCACCTCAGGTAGTTTGGGCAGCATTTTTCAACATTTTTCAGCAAGGCTACAAGGATCAGCCTCTTTGGCTGCATGTGTTCGCCAGCCTGAATCGTTTGTTTTGGGCATTTTTACTAACCGTTGCCACTGCGATTCCCTTAGGATTACTCAGTGGTTGTTCGCGCAACGTTCAAGCCCTTCTTGATCCGTTCATTGAGTTTTATCGACCACTACCGCCCCTGGCTTACTACACCCTGTTGATCATTGGGCTAGGCATTGAAGATCAGTCTAAGATTGCTCTGCTTTATCTAGCAGGATTTGCGCCGCTTTATCTGGCAGCCCTGGCAGGAGTCAAAAAAATTCCTGGCGATCGCATTAACGCGGCTCGTTCTTTGGGTGCATCTTGGGTGCAGGTTTTTACCCATGTTATTTTTCCTTCTAGCCTGCCAGAGCTATTTACCGGACTGCGAACGGCGATCGGGTTTATGTATACCACCTTAGTTGCGGCTGAAATGGTTGCTGCCGTTTCGGGGTTAGGGTGGATGGTTTTAGATGCCAGCAAGTTTTTGCGGAGTGACGTGATGGTTGTCGGAATTTTCCTAATGGGAGGAATAGCCATGTTAATAGATGGAGGAATTCGATGGATACAGCATCGCCAGATCCCTTGGATGGGACGCGAATAA
- a CDS encoding biopolymer transporter ExbD, with amino-acid sequence MRSRNRRDRHRSSELPEINLVPMMDVLMTILTFFIIISMSLTGQQLLSINLPQSTAEESEQDPEEEAPQQKLVVGLSDKGQAFIGKQHITQDGLAKQVGDFLTENPEGVVMLKADRRLDFKAVADLLRTLRDIGGDRVLLGIEQPTEPAAS; translated from the coding sequence ATGCGCTCTAGAAACCGCCGCGATCGCCACAGAAGCTCAGAGCTACCCGAGATTAATCTTGTGCCGATGATGGACGTGTTAATGACCATTCTGACGTTCTTTATCATCATCTCTATGTCTCTGACGGGGCAGCAGCTTTTAAGCATCAACTTACCGCAGTCTACGGCTGAAGAATCGGAGCAAGACCCAGAGGAAGAAGCTCCGCAGCAAAAGCTAGTTGTGGGATTAAGCGATAAAGGACAGGCTTTTATTGGCAAGCAACATATTACGCAAGATGGTTTGGCAAAGCAAGTCGGCGATTTTCTCACTGAAAACCCTGAAGGCGTAGTAATGCTGAAAGCCGATCGCCGTTTGGACTTTAAGGCAGTGGCAGATTTGTTAAGGACATTGCGAGATATTGGCGGCGATCGCGTGCTTCTAGGAATTGAGCAACCCACCGAACCAGCAGCCAGCTAG
- a CDS encoding ABC transporter ATP-binding protein: MNSLEPDHLRSRGAMTQRFSSTHDAVPLTSRNSLLRLRGVSLSYPVDRRSQQTTEVLRNIDLEVRQRDFLCVIGSSGCGKTSLLRILAGYVQPTIGTVTLSGQPHTQPNAEVGVVFQQPNLFPWLTVEGNVEFGLKMKGMARRDRQRQVEQYLELVELRDSAKLLPYQLSGGMKQRTAIARALAANPKIILMDEPFAALDAMTRETMQLHLKKIWEQTHKSIFFITHDVEEALLLATRVMVMYPNPGRIVKEMVNPFAHELGHYSTSQVRSSKAFVEMREYLIAEIRGSHPY, translated from the coding sequence TTGAATAGTTTAGAACCAGATCACTTGCGATCGCGGGGTGCCATGACTCAACGTTTTTCCTCAACTCATGATGCTGTTCCTCTCACGAGCCGTAATTCCCTGCTACGTCTACGCGGAGTTAGTTTGAGCTATCCAGTCGATCGTCGATCGCAGCAAACTACCGAAGTTTTGAGGAACATTGACTTAGAAGTGAGGCAGCGTGATTTTTTATGTGTCATTGGTTCATCGGGCTGCGGTAAAACGTCTCTGCTGCGGATTCTGGCAGGCTATGTCCAACCTACTATTGGAACAGTGACTCTGAGTGGACAACCGCATACCCAACCGAATGCTGAAGTAGGCGTGGTGTTTCAACAGCCCAATCTCTTTCCTTGGCTCACGGTGGAAGGAAATGTGGAATTTGGACTGAAGATGAAGGGAATGGCGCGGCGCGATCGCCAACGACAGGTCGAGCAATATCTAGAACTGGTAGAACTGCGCGATTCTGCTAAGTTGTTGCCCTATCAATTATCGGGTGGGATGAAACAACGCACGGCGATCGCTCGGGCGCTGGCTGCCAACCCCAAAATTATTTTAATGGATGAACCTTTTGCTGCCCTAGATGCCATGACCCGTGAAACAATGCAACTTCATCTCAAAAAAATCTGGGAACAAACCCACAAAAGCATTTTTTTTATTACTCACGATGTGGAAGAGGCGCTGCTTCTAGCCACTCGCGTGATGGTGATGTATCCTAACCCAGGGCGCATTGTCAAAGAAATGGTCAACCCTTTTGCTCATGAGTTAGGGCATTACTCGACTTCGCAAGTGCGATCGTCCAAAGCATTTGTCGAAATGCGAGAATATCTCATTGCCGAAATTAGAGGCTCGCATCCTTACTAG